A stretch of the Photobacterium sp. CCB-ST2H9 genome encodes the following:
- a CDS encoding NADH:ubiquinone reductase (Na(+)-transporting) subunit B, with product MSLKNFLEQIEHHFEPGGKHEKWFALYEAVATVLYTPGMVTRTGSHVRDSIDLKRIMIMVWLAVFPAMFWGMYNVGHQAVAGLNHLYAGAELVKVIQGDWHYWLTEALGGTLGADAGWGSKMLLGATYFLPIYATVFIVGGFWEVLFCMIRKHEVNEGFFVTSILFALIVPPTLPLWQAALGITFGVVVAKEVFGGTGRNFLNPALAGRAFLFFAYPAQISGDLVWTAADGFSGATALSQWASGGQAAVVNTVTGEAISWMDAFIGRIPGSIGEVSTLFILIGGAFIVYLGIASWRIIAGTLIGMVAAATLFNIIGSETNAMFSMPWHWHLVLGGFAFGMMFMATDPVSAAFTNKGKWWYGALIGVMAVLIRVVNPAYPEGMMLAILFANLFAPLFDHAVIQGNIKRRLARHVK from the coding sequence ATGAGCCTCAAGAATTTCCTCGAGCAGATCGAACACCACTTTGAGCCAGGTGGTAAGCATGAGAAGTGGTTTGCACTGTACGAAGCAGTTGCAACCGTGCTTTATACCCCAGGTATGGTGACCCGTACCGGCTCTCACGTACGTGACAGTATCGACCTGAAACGTATCATGATTATGGTCTGGTTGGCCGTATTCCCGGCAATGTTCTGGGGTATGTACAACGTGGGCCATCAGGCTGTTGCTGGTCTGAACCACCTGTATGCCGGTGCAGAACTGGTGAAAGTGATTCAGGGCGACTGGCATTACTGGCTGACCGAAGCGCTGGGCGGCACCTTAGGTGCTGATGCAGGCTGGGGCAGCAAAATGTTGCTGGGTGCAACTTACTTCCTGCCAATCTACGCGACTGTATTTATCGTCGGTGGTTTCTGGGAAGTGCTGTTCTGTATGATCCGTAAGCACGAAGTGAACGAAGGTTTCTTTGTCACCTCGATTCTGTTTGCGCTGATCGTGCCGCCAACACTGCCTTTATGGCAGGCAGCCCTGGGTATTACCTTTGGTGTTGTTGTGGCGAAAGAAGTCTTCGGTGGTACTGGCCGTAACTTCCTGAACCCTGCACTGGCTGGTCGTGCTTTCCTGTTCTTCGCATATCCTGCTCAGATCTCTGGTGATCTGGTGTGGACTGCTGCCGATGGTTTCTCTGGTGCAACAGCACTGAGCCAGTGGGCGAGCGGTGGTCAGGCTGCAGTCGTGAATACTGTGACTGGCGAAGCGATTAGCTGGATGGATGCTTTCATTGGCCGTATTCCTGGTTCAATTGGTGAAGTTTCAACGCTGTTCATTCTGATCGGTGGTGCCTTCATTGTTTACCTGGGTATTGCGTCCTGGCGCATCATCGCCGGTACGCTGATCGGTATGGTTGCGGCTGCAACGCTGTTCAACATCATTGGTTCTGAAACAAATGCAATGTTCAGCATGCCATGGCACTGGCACCTGGTTCTGGGTGGTTTTGCGTTCGGTATGATGTTCATGGCAACTGACCCGGTTTCTGCTGCTTTCACCAATAAAGGTAAGTGGTGGTATGGTGCATTGATCGGCGTGATGGCTGTTCTGATTCGTGTGGTGAACCCTGCGTATCCGGAAGGCATGATGCTGGCGATTCTGTTCGCTAACCTGTTTGCACCGCTGTTTGACCATGCAGTGATTCAAGGCAACATCAAACGGAGACTGGCTCGTCATGTCAAGTAA